A window of the Cystobacter fuscus genome harbors these coding sequences:
- a CDS encoding family 2B encapsulin nanocompartment shell protein codes for MTNPVKPGEGEEKQQLSLATIAARQLTTTTKSVPQMQGISSRWLLKLLPWVQVSGGTFRLNRRLSYTVGDGRVTFVSTGAKIQVIPQELQELPLLRGFEDNEVLTALANRFEQKEFKPGAVITEAGKEADSICLIAHGKVNKIGKGKYGDETVLETLADGDHYSYEVLLESQDYWQFTAKALTACTVLILKQSDFESVLALSPSLQKHVEGFKARRKKKTDSTGEAAIELSAGHHGEPTLPGTYVDYETHPREYELSVAQTVLQIHSRVADLFNDPMNQTEQQLRLTVEALKERKEHELINNREFGLLHNADLKQRIHTRSGPPTPDDMDELLATVWKEPSFFLAHPRAVAAFGQECSRRGIYPTSIDINGNMVPAWRGIPIFTCNKIPISESRTSSILLMRAGEKNQGVVGLHQAGIPDEIEPSFNVRFMGINEKAIISYLVSTYFSAAVLVPDALGILESVEIGRAHE; via the coding sequence ATGACGAATCCTGTGAAGCCCGGTGAAGGGGAAGAGAAGCAGCAGTTGAGCCTCGCGACGATCGCGGCTCGCCAGCTGACGACGACGACCAAGTCCGTCCCGCAGATGCAGGGGATTTCGTCCCGGTGGCTGCTCAAGCTGCTGCCGTGGGTGCAGGTCTCGGGCGGCACGTTCCGCCTCAACCGCCGCTTGAGCTACACCGTGGGCGACGGCCGGGTGACCTTCGTCAGCACGGGCGCGAAGATCCAGGTCATTCCCCAGGAGCTCCAGGAGCTGCCCCTGCTGCGCGGCTTCGAGGACAACGAGGTGTTGACCGCCCTGGCCAACCGCTTCGAGCAGAAGGAGTTCAAGCCCGGTGCGGTCATCACCGAGGCCGGCAAGGAGGCCGACTCGATCTGCCTCATCGCCCACGGCAAGGTGAACAAGATTGGCAAGGGCAAGTACGGTGACGAGACCGTGCTCGAGACGCTGGCGGATGGCGACCACTACAGCTACGAGGTGCTGCTGGAGTCGCAGGACTACTGGCAGTTCACCGCCAAGGCCCTCACCGCCTGCACGGTGCTGATCCTCAAGCAGTCCGACTTCGAGTCGGTGCTCGCCCTGTCTCCGTCGCTCCAGAAGCACGTCGAGGGCTTCAAGGCCCGGCGGAAGAAGAAGACGGACTCGACGGGTGAGGCCGCCATCGAGCTGTCCGCGGGCCACCACGGCGAGCCGACGCTGCCGGGCACCTACGTCGACTACGAGACCCATCCTCGTGAGTACGAGCTGAGCGTGGCCCAGACCGTGCTCCAGATCCATTCCCGTGTCGCCGACCTGTTCAACGATCCGATGAACCAGACCGAGCAGCAGCTGCGTCTGACCGTCGAGGCACTCAAGGAGCGCAAGGAGCACGAGCTCATCAACAACCGGGAGTTCGGACTGCTGCACAACGCCGATCTCAAGCAGCGCATCCACACCCGCAGCGGGCCTCCGACGCCCGACGACATGGACGAGCTGCTGGCGACGGTGTGGAAGGAGCCCTCGTTCTTCCTGGCCCACCCGCGCGCCGTCGCCGCGTTCGGGCAGGAGTGCAGCCGCCGGGGCATCTACCCGACCAGCATCGACATCAACGGCAACATGGTCCCCGCCTGGCGCGGCATTCCCATCTTCACGTGCAACAAGATCCCCATCAGCGAGTCCCGGACCAGCTCCATCCTCCTGATGCGCGCGGGTGAGAAGAACCAGGGCGTCGTCGGCCTGCACCAGGCGGGCATCCCGGACGAGATCGAGCCCAGCTTCAATGTCCGGTTCATGGGCATCAACGAGAAGGCCATCATCTCCTACCTCGTCAGCACCTACTTCTCCGCCGCCGTGCTGGTCCCCGACGCCCTGGGCATCCTGGAGAGCGTCGAAATCGGCCGCGCCCACGAGTAG
- a CDS encoding family 2 encapsulin nanocompartment cargo protein terpene cyclase, whose product MAEKHTKQPFELPAFYVPWPARLNPNLEGARIHSKAWARAMGILDPPKEEAKPEIWTEAKFDAHDYALLCAYTHPEAPGPELDLITDWYVWVFFFDDHFLEVYKRPQDQAGAKKYLDRLPQFMPVDLSVAPPEPTNAVERGLLDLWNRTVPTKSPEWRKRFFESTKALLEESTWELSNISEHRVANPIEYIEMRRKVGGAPWSADLVEHAVFVEVPARIADTRPMLVLKDTFADGVHLRNDLFSYEREILEEGELSNCVLVMERFLDIDTQRAANLTNDILTSRLQQFENTAVTELPPLFEEYGLTPDERASVLLYIRGLQDWQSGGHEWHMRSSRYMNRGGESSAAGAFPLGPTGLGTSAARLARLPGTLGLGRFKSFTHVPYKPVGPVTLPNFYMPYTTSLNAHLDAARRDSKEWARRMGMLDPLPGLPGVYIWDDHKFDVADVALCGALIHPAASGPELNLTAGWLVWGTYADDYFPAFYGHTRDMAGAKVFNARLKAFMPDDPSTLTAVPTNPVERGLADLWARTAGPMTPNSRNLLRQALQDMTGSWLWELANQTQNRIPDPVDYVEMRRKTFGADLTMNLSRLSLGDELPPEVFYSRPIRGLENSVADYACLTNDVFSYQKELEFEGELNNGVLVIQRFLDLDKAGAVEVVNKLMTARMQQFEHTVAMELPALADNFGLDASAREKLRGYVKRMQQYMAGVLRWHQAVDRYKEFELRNTRKPGQPSLRPSGLGMSAARIASLFRGDRSGYNTREKNAVLQLERKE is encoded by the coding sequence ATGGCTGAGAAGCACACGAAACAACCCTTTGAGCTGCCCGCGTTCTATGTCCCCTGGCCGGCACGCCTGAATCCCAACCTCGAGGGAGCCCGGATACATTCCAAGGCCTGGGCACGAGCGATGGGCATCCTGGACCCTCCCAAGGAAGAGGCCAAGCCCGAGATCTGGACCGAGGCGAAGTTCGACGCCCATGACTACGCCCTGCTCTGCGCGTATACCCATCCGGAAGCGCCAGGTCCGGAGCTCGATCTGATCACGGATTGGTATGTCTGGGTTTTCTTCTTCGACGATCACTTCCTCGAGGTCTACAAACGCCCCCAGGATCAGGCGGGCGCGAAGAAATACCTCGACCGGCTGCCCCAGTTCATGCCGGTGGACCTCTCCGTGGCCCCGCCGGAGCCGACCAACGCGGTGGAGCGTGGTCTGCTGGACCTCTGGAACCGGACGGTCCCCACCAAATCCCCGGAATGGCGCAAGCGCTTCTTCGAGAGCACCAAGGCCCTGCTCGAGGAGTCGACGTGGGAGCTGTCCAACATCAGCGAGCACCGCGTCGCCAACCCCATTGAATACATCGAGATGCGCCGCAAGGTGGGAGGCGCGCCCTGGTCGGCGGATCTCGTCGAGCACGCCGTCTTCGTCGAGGTTCCCGCCCGGATCGCGGACACCCGGCCCATGCTCGTGCTCAAGGACACGTTCGCGGATGGCGTGCACCTGCGCAACGATCTCTTCTCCTACGAGCGGGAGATCCTCGAGGAAGGTGAGCTGTCCAATTGCGTCCTGGTGATGGAGCGCTTTCTCGACATCGATACGCAGCGCGCCGCCAACCTGACCAATGACATCCTGACGTCCCGGCTCCAGCAGTTCGAGAACACCGCCGTGACGGAGCTGCCCCCCCTGTTCGAGGAGTACGGCCTGACCCCGGACGAGCGGGCCAGCGTGCTCCTCTACATCCGGGGGCTCCAGGACTGGCAGTCCGGCGGCCACGAGTGGCACATGCGCTCGAGCCGCTACATGAACCGTGGCGGCGAGAGTTCGGCGGCGGGGGCCTTTCCGCTCGGCCCGACGGGCCTGGGGACGTCGGCGGCGAGGCTGGCGCGGTTGCCCGGCACCCTGGGCTTGGGGCGGTTCAAGAGCTTCACCCACGTGCCCTACAAGCCCGTGGGTCCGGTCACGCTGCCCAACTTCTACATGCCGTACACGACGAGCCTGAACGCCCACCTGGATGCCGCGCGGCGAGACTCCAAGGAATGGGCGCGTCGAATGGGGATGTTGGATCCCCTGCCCGGCCTTCCCGGTGTCTACATCTGGGATGATCACAAGTTCGACGTCGCGGACGTGGCCCTCTGTGGCGCCCTGATCCATCCGGCGGCATCCGGACCCGAGCTCAACCTGACGGCGGGATGGCTCGTCTGGGGAACCTACGCCGACGACTACTTCCCGGCGTTCTACGGTCACACCCGCGACATGGCGGGCGCGAAGGTCTTCAACGCCCGGTTGAAGGCATTCATGCCGGATGACCCCTCCACCCTGACCGCGGTTCCCACCAACCCCGTGGAGCGGGGCCTGGCCGATCTGTGGGCCCGGACGGCCGGCCCCATGACTCCGAACAGCCGGAATCTCTTGCGCCAGGCCCTCCAGGACATGACCGGGAGCTGGCTGTGGGAACTCGCCAATCAAACGCAGAACCGCATCCCGGATCCGGTCGACTACGTGGAGATGCGCCGGAAGACGTTTGGCGCGGATCTCACCATGAACCTCTCCCGGCTGTCCCTGGGCGACGAACTCCCCCCCGAGGTGTTCTACTCCCGGCCGATACGGGGACTCGAGAACTCGGTCGCCGACTACGCCTGCCTGACCAACGACGTCTTCTCCTATCAGAAGGAGCTCGAGTTCGAGGGCGAGCTCAACAACGGCGTGCTCGTCATCCAGCGCTTCCTCGACCTCGACAAGGCGGGAGCCGTCGAGGTCGTCAACAAGCTGATGACGGCCCGGATGCAGCAGTTCGAGCACACCGTCGCCATGGAATTGCCGGCCCTCGCCGACAACTTCGGCCTGGACGCGAGCGCCCGGGAGAAGCTGCGCGGCTACGTCAAGAGAATGCAGCAGTACATGGCCGGCGTGCTCCGTTGGCATCAGGCCGTGGATCGCTACAAGGAATTCGAATTGCGCAACACCCGGAAGCCCGGTCAGCCCTCCCTTCGCCCCTCCGGCCTGGGGATGTCCGCCGCGCGCATCGCCTCGCTGTTTCGCGGTGACCGGTCTGGCTACAACACACGTGAAAAGAACGCTGTTCTTCAGCTCGAGAGGAAAGAGTAG
- a CDS encoding SDR family oxidoreductase, which produces MSRSLSGQVALVTGAAAGIGRATALAFAREGIKVVVSDVDAAGGESTVAQIRAAGGEARFIRCDVTRDAEVRALIEGTQAAYGRLDYAFNNAGIDIEKSKLADAQESEFDAIMGVNVKGVWLCMKYEIPLMLAQGGGAIVNTASIAGLGAAPKMGIYSASKHAVIGLTKSAAVEYAKKNLRVNAVCPAVIDTDMYRRAIEAEPRKAEFAKSAHPIGRVGKVEEIAAAVLYLCSDTAGFTTGIALPVDGGATAF; this is translated from the coding sequence ATGAGTCGTTCACTTTCCGGCCAGGTCGCCCTGGTCACCGGAGCGGCCGCCGGCATCGGCCGCGCCACGGCCCTGGCCTTCGCTCGGGAGGGCATCAAGGTGGTGGTCTCCGATGTCGACGCGGCCGGCGGTGAGAGCACCGTCGCGCAGATCCGCGCGGCCGGAGGCGAGGCCCGCTTCATCCGCTGCGACGTCACCCGGGATGCCGAGGTCCGCGCGCTGATCGAGGGCACCCAGGCCGCCTACGGGCGTCTGGACTACGCCTTCAACAACGCCGGCATCGACATCGAGAAGTCCAAGCTGGCCGATGCCCAGGAGAGCGAGTTCGACGCCATCATGGGCGTGAACGTCAAGGGCGTGTGGCTGTGCATGAAGTATGAAATCCCCCTGATGCTCGCCCAGGGTGGCGGCGCGATCGTCAACACCGCCTCCATCGCCGGCCTGGGCGCGGCGCCGAAGATGGGCATCTACTCCGCGTCCAAGCACGCGGTGATCGGTCTGACCAAGTCCGCGGCGGTCGAGTACGCGAAGAAGAACCTGCGCGTCAACGCGGTCTGCCCGGCGGTGATCGACACCGACATGTATCGCCGCGCCATCGAGGCCGAACCGCGCAAGGCCGAGTTCGCGAAGTCCGCGCATCCGATCGGACGGGTGGGCAAGGTGGAGGAGATCGCCGCGGCGGTGCTCTACCTGTGCAGTGATACCGCGGGCTTCACCACGGGCATCGCACTGCCAGTGGACGGCGGCGCCACGGCCTTCTGA
- a CDS encoding peptidase domain-containing ABC transporter, translated as MRTEAARHPGLTERFPAFRNLHVKGRERRIPLVRQLSETECGIASLAMVLGYHGKPVRLEEVRQAMGAARDGVSALDILRTAQSFGLRGRGISVDEDALTYLPPGTILHWQFSHFVVFEKLGRDGVHMLDPGYGRRKVSLERFRQSFTGVALLFEPGENFETGKKPRPRSAARYALQVLQHSHLLQRIIVVSLILQLFALAVPALTGLIIDRVVPQGDTRLLLVVGLGFLALAGFQLLTSLIRGHLLLELRTRMDSNMTLGFMEHLVGLPYAFFQVRAAGDLLQRLNSNATVREILSSSTLSTLLDGALVVLYFVVLFVVSPLMAFIVLGLGAMQILVLLLSMRRQRALMSENLEVEAKHQSYQVEMLIGIQTLKAFGTENQAVQRFSENFVNVLNVSLKQGQLTAWVDALTGTLRLVAPLVLLTVGSLLVLGEKMSLGTMMGLNVLAGALLVPLGNLVTAGSQLQLLRSYIERIDDVLDTAPEQDPSKPGRTVKLKGGIELDRVSFRYATMSPLVVQDVSVRIEPGQSVAIVGRSGAGKTTLANLLLGLYLPTAGRILLDGEELTELDLHSVRSQVGVVPQEPTFFGSTLRANIAIRDPAAPLEPVIEAARLAQLHGDIMGMPMGYDTPLMDRGASLSGGQRQRVALARALMQKPAVLLLDEATSALDAITESRVQQSLASLQCTRVIIAHRLSTVVDADLILVMDEGRLVEAGRHQELLLRGGIYAELVRAQMRNDKRVE; from the coding sequence ATGAGGACTGAAGCCGCCCGGCATCCGGGCCTCACCGAGCGCTTTCCCGCGTTCCGCAACCTCCACGTGAAGGGCCGCGAGCGCCGCATCCCGCTCGTGCGCCAGCTCTCGGAGACCGAGTGTGGCATCGCCTCGCTCGCCATGGTGCTCGGCTACCATGGGAAGCCCGTGCGTCTGGAGGAAGTCCGACAGGCGATGGGCGCGGCGCGCGACGGAGTCTCCGCGCTGGACATCCTGCGCACGGCCCAGAGCTTCGGGCTGCGAGGACGTGGCATCTCCGTGGACGAGGACGCGCTGACGTACCTGCCTCCCGGCACCATCCTCCACTGGCAGTTCTCGCACTTCGTCGTCTTCGAGAAGCTGGGGCGGGACGGCGTCCACATGCTCGACCCCGGCTACGGCCGGCGCAAGGTGTCCCTGGAGCGCTTCCGCCAATCCTTCACCGGCGTGGCGCTGCTGTTCGAGCCGGGCGAGAACTTCGAGACGGGCAAGAAGCCGCGTCCCCGCTCCGCCGCGCGCTACGCGCTGCAGGTGCTCCAGCACTCGCACCTCCTCCAGCGCATCATCGTCGTCTCGCTCATCCTGCAGCTCTTCGCGCTGGCGGTGCCGGCACTGACGGGGCTGATCATCGATCGCGTGGTGCCCCAGGGGGACACCCGCCTGCTGCTGGTGGTGGGCCTGGGCTTCCTCGCCCTGGCTGGCTTCCAGCTGCTCACCTCGCTCATCCGCGGCCACCTGCTGCTCGAGCTGCGCACGCGCATGGACTCGAACATGACGCTGGGCTTCATGGAACACCTGGTGGGCCTGCCCTACGCGTTCTTCCAGGTGCGCGCGGCGGGCGATCTGCTGCAGCGGCTCAACAGCAATGCCACGGTGCGGGAGATCCTCTCCTCCAGCACGCTCTCCACCCTGCTGGATGGCGCCCTGGTGGTCCTCTACTTCGTGGTGCTGTTCGTGGTGAGCCCGCTCATGGCGTTCATCGTGCTGGGGCTGGGCGCGATGCAGATCCTCGTCCTCCTGCTGTCCATGCGGCGCCAGCGCGCGTTGATGTCGGAGAACCTGGAGGTCGAGGCGAAGCACCAGAGCTACCAGGTCGAGATGCTCATCGGCATCCAGACGCTGAAGGCCTTCGGCACGGAGAACCAGGCGGTGCAGCGCTTCTCGGAGAACTTCGTCAACGTGCTCAACGTGTCGCTGAAGCAGGGCCAGCTGACGGCGTGGGTGGACGCGCTCACGGGAACGCTGCGGCTGGTGGCGCCGCTGGTGCTGCTCACCGTCGGCTCCCTGCTGGTGCTGGGGGAGAAGATGTCGCTGGGCACCATGATGGGGCTCAACGTGCTCGCCGGGGCACTGCTGGTGCCGCTGGGCAACCTGGTCACCGCGGGCTCGCAACTGCAACTGCTGCGCAGCTACATCGAGCGCATCGACGACGTGTTGGACACGGCGCCCGAGCAGGACCCGTCCAAGCCCGGCCGCACGGTGAAACTCAAGGGGGGCATCGAGCTGGACCGGGTGTCCTTCCGCTACGCGACCATGTCCCCGCTCGTGGTGCAGGACGTGTCGGTGCGCATCGAGCCCGGCCAGTCCGTGGCGATCGTCGGCCGCTCGGGCGCCGGGAAGACGACGCTGGCCAACCTGTTGCTCGGCCTGTATCTGCCCACCGCGGGGCGCATCCTCCTCGATGGGGAGGAGCTGACGGAGTTGGATCTGCACTCGGTCCGCAGCCAGGTGGGCGTGGTGCCCCAGGAGCCGACCTTCTTCGGTTCCACCCTGCGAGCCAACATCGCCATCCGGGACCCGGCCGCCCCGCTGGAGCCCGTCATCGAGGCGGCCCGACTGGCCCAGCTCCACGGCGACATCATGGGCATGCCCATGGGTTATGACACGCCCCTGATGGATCGAGGCGCCTCGCTCTCGGGAGGCCAGCGGCAACGGGTGGCACTGGCCCGGGCGCTGATGCAGAAGCCGGCGGTCCTCCTGCTGGACGAGGCCACCAGTGCCCTCGACGCCATCACCGAGAGCCGGGTGCAACAGTCGCTCGCCTCGCTCCAGTGCACCCGCGTCATCATCGCCCACCGGCTGAGCACCGTGGTGGATGCGGATCTCATCCTGGTCATGGACGAGGGCCGCCTGGTGGAGGCGGGCAGGCACCAGGAGCTGCTCCTGCGGGGCGGCATCTACGCGGAGCTGGTGCGCGCCCAGATGCGCAACGACAAGCGCGTGGAGTGA
- a CDS encoding efflux RND transporter periplasmic adaptor subunit — MQATRPTRIFREEALRHHEGTQDEGDLLRISPRWTRWTYWVLLALAVAAVLYSLLGTIPEYASGPAMVKVEGRSELTVEAPGIVASVDVRPGQRVEAGQPLVSFLSREETATLERIQREFDLQLVRVLQDPSDGAARQTLTSLRAERELAQARQQARTLRAPQAGVVSTLKVREGQYVNPGQSVVSVTGDRVHVTMVALLPGGYRPRLEPGKPLRVELNGFSHEYQTFTIQSVGDQIVGPNEVRRYLGADSGDALSLSGPLVVVRAEAPASTFRIKGRTFNYFDGMLAQADARVSTERILVTLIPGLKGALGHED, encoded by the coding sequence ATGCAAGCCACCCGGCCTACTCGCATCTTCCGTGAAGAAGCCTTGCGCCATCACGAGGGGACGCAGGACGAGGGAGACCTCCTGCGCATCTCCCCCAGATGGACGCGGTGGACGTACTGGGTGCTGCTCGCCCTGGCCGTCGCCGCCGTCCTCTACTCGCTGCTCGGCACCATCCCCGAGTACGCCTCCGGCCCCGCCATGGTGAAGGTCGAGGGCCGGAGCGAACTCACCGTCGAGGCACCGGGCATCGTCGCCTCGGTGGACGTGCGGCCCGGACAACGGGTGGAGGCGGGCCAGCCCCTGGTGAGCTTCCTCTCGCGGGAGGAGACGGCCACGTTGGAGCGCATCCAGCGTGAGTTCGACTTGCAGCTCGTCCGGGTGCTGCAGGATCCTTCGGACGGGGCCGCGCGTCAGACGCTCACCTCGCTGCGCGCCGAGCGCGAGCTGGCACAAGCGCGTCAACAGGCCCGCACGCTGCGCGCGCCCCAGGCCGGTGTCGTGAGCACCCTGAAGGTCCGCGAGGGCCAGTATGTCAACCCGGGACAGAGCGTCGTCTCCGTCACGGGGGACAGGGTCCACGTGACGATGGTGGCGCTGCTGCCCGGTGGCTACCGGCCGCGGCTCGAGCCGGGCAAGCCGCTGCGCGTGGAGCTCAACGGCTTCAGCCACGAGTACCAGACGTTCACCATCCAGTCCGTGGGAGACCAGATCGTCGGCCCCAACGAGGTGCGCCGCTACCTGGGCGCGGACAGCGGGGATGCCCTGTCCCTCTCGGGCCCCCTGGTGGTGGTGAGGGCGGAGGCTCCGGCGTCCACGTTCCGCATCAAGGGAAGAACCTTCAACTACTTCGACGGGATGCTGGCCCAGGCCGATGCCCGGGTGAGCACCGAGCGCATCCTCGTCACGCTGATTCCAGGTCTGAAGGGAGCACTGGGACATGAGGACTGA
- a CDS encoding efflux RND transporter periplasmic adaptor subunit: MAVSSGLVCLGSVGAGAPALASPSTRGNGPPPAQVVDGGAAPRSGTQQPCLGVVIPKDSVDVSSRFDSRLEQVDVEVGQSVQEGQVLARLDMRSLQQELAAAEASLQGSRAEERAASLALSAARARKDRYFTPRSLQLGVYSKEELDRVSYEESTAAARVQAARAQTLQRQAQVTELKQHLDDATLVAPFAGVVAARLVGPGTRLAAGQPVLRLLGTGEWKVRFAVTEEQAGAFQPGTPVELKVLQRNLSLQGVVENIAPEVDAAARLVFATATFSQPPPREVSTGMVVHVHSSPQPRPDEKNTRGSMTTGATP; this comes from the coding sequence ATGGCCGTGAGTTCGGGACTGGTCTGCCTGGGGAGCGTGGGGGCCGGGGCGCCCGCCCTCGCGAGTCCCAGCACGAGAGGGAACGGCCCGCCGCCCGCCCAGGTGGTGGACGGTGGAGCCGCTCCCCGCTCGGGCACCCAGCAGCCCTGCCTGGGCGTCGTCATTCCCAAGGACTCCGTGGACGTGAGCTCCCGCTTCGACTCGCGACTGGAGCAGGTGGACGTCGAGGTCGGCCAGTCCGTCCAGGAGGGACAGGTGCTCGCCCGTCTCGACATGCGCTCACTCCAACAGGAACTGGCCGCCGCCGAGGCCTCCCTCCAGGGTTCGCGCGCCGAGGAACGCGCCGCCTCGCTCGCCCTCTCCGCGGCACGTGCCCGGAAGGACCGCTACTTCACTCCGCGCTCGCTGCAACTGGGTGTCTACTCGAAGGAAGAGCTGGACAGGGTGAGCTACGAGGAGAGCACCGCCGCCGCCCGCGTGCAGGCGGCCCGGGCCCAGACGCTCCAGCGACAGGCCCAGGTGACCGAGCTGAAACAGCACCTCGATGACGCCACGCTCGTGGCGCCCTTCGCGGGCGTGGTGGCGGCCCGGCTCGTCGGCCCAGGCACGCGCCTGGCCGCGGGGCAGCCCGTGCTCCGGTTGCTCGGCACGGGTGAGTGGAAGGTGCGCTTCGCCGTGACCGAGGAGCAGGCAGGCGCGTTCCAGCCGGGAACCCCCGTGGAGCTGAAAGTGCTCCAACGAAACCTCTCCCTCCAGGGAGTCGTGGAGAACATCGCCCCCGAGGTGGATGCCGCGGCCCGCCTGGTCTTCGCCACCGCCACCTTCAGCCAGCCACCACCCCGCGAGGTCTCCACGGGCATGGTCGTCCACGTCCACTCAAGCCCCCAGCCACGGCCCGATGAGAAGAACACGCGAGGCTCCATGACCACGGGAGCCACGCCCTAG
- a CDS encoding SH3 domain-containing protein produces the protein MKTRVVVGLLAVVLLVGVGYVVHRVMSGAEGTPPRESPRTPPQAAPSSPRTLYVSTPWARLHDEPRPDAHSWDLSPLGARIDVDAASVRDGFVFVRNFMSEGEGRGLDGYLRESDLRDQPFTFDEAWNEASKALSALKIESASRYLRLASRLDPSRREPLEMQLALADERHLADSEAAAMLAKLGPGPGPEDAEKLAVGDIRYATPMNFSEGLEGLRDAPDATTPVRRQVEKDEPLRVLEIQDEWVRVARVDDRTLRELGAAAAQEQPDDAGIAGGAPDDSGTPDAEQDGGEVPLSTGGPPPPAEPPLFTGFLRSPALNPWPEDRERLERHLKLHSQAGDSRQEVRLLVGRAMSAPGASSERARAEQVLLTLALKARQYAIAARAAVRLRKLDDTTAELTYVFGCRGDRRRAGLLKASEIDLAQPGQGLKDACLLHDRDPESCVFCSSDEDLEGAPSNSSANRAREEKRRNGEQQLQERLRKAFPDGPWLRVRYEETPASARNGLPLYVLSESYEMSWSCRSGAYFAHPDKGKVKREAVQVEWPRSGEALLWLTPAYQGNASMTVRFLEDPERDELRPVVSVPASGIRTPRELYEGKHLRISHLFQTSDELLPYAFAPQLDGCPGAPD, from the coding sequence TTGAAGACCAGGGTGGTAGTGGGGTTGCTGGCGGTGGTGTTGCTCGTGGGGGTGGGCTACGTCGTCCACCGCGTGATGTCTGGCGCGGAGGGAACACCGCCGCGGGAGTCTCCGCGGACGCCTCCGCAAGCGGCTCCCTCCTCTCCTCGCACCCTATACGTGTCCACGCCCTGGGCCAGGCTCCATGACGAGCCTCGGCCCGATGCCCATTCGTGGGATCTCTCGCCGCTGGGCGCGAGGATCGACGTCGACGCGGCCTCGGTCCGCGACGGCTTCGTCTTCGTCAGGAATTTCATGTCGGAAGGCGAGGGGCGGGGTCTGGATGGCTACCTGCGTGAGAGCGATCTGCGCGACCAGCCCTTCACCTTCGACGAGGCCTGGAACGAGGCGTCGAAGGCCCTCTCCGCCCTGAAGATCGAGAGCGCCTCGCGCTACCTGCGGCTGGCCTCCCGTCTCGATCCCTCCCGGCGAGAGCCCCTGGAGATGCAGCTGGCCCTCGCCGACGAGCGCCACCTCGCCGACTCCGAGGCCGCGGCGATGCTGGCGAAGCTCGGGCCGGGTCCGGGACCGGAAGACGCGGAGAAGCTGGCGGTGGGAGACATCCGGTATGCGACCCCGATGAACTTCTCGGAGGGGCTCGAGGGACTCCGCGATGCTCCCGATGCGACGACTCCAGTCCGGCGGCAGGTGGAAAAGGATGAGCCGCTCCGTGTCCTGGAGATCCAGGACGAGTGGGTCCGGGTCGCGCGCGTGGATGACAGGACCCTGCGCGAGCTCGGCGCCGCCGCCGCTCAGGAACAACCGGACGATGCGGGCATCGCCGGGGGCGCCCCGGATGATTCAGGCACTCCGGACGCCGAGCAGGACGGGGGAGAGGTGCCACTCTCCACCGGGGGTCCACCACCACCCGCCGAGCCGCCCCTGTTCACCGGCTTCCTGCGGTCACCCGCGCTCAACCCCTGGCCTGAAGACCGGGAGCGGTTGGAACGGCACCTGAAGCTGCACTCTCAGGCGGGAGACTCGCGGCAGGAAGTCCGGCTCCTGGTGGGCAGGGCGATGAGCGCGCCGGGCGCATCCTCCGAGCGTGCCCGGGCGGAGCAGGTGTTGCTCACCCTCGCGTTGAAGGCCCGGCAGTACGCCATCGCGGCCCGCGCGGCGGTCCGGCTCAGGAAGCTCGACGACACGACCGCCGAGCTCACCTATGTGTTCGGATGCCGGGGTGATCGTCGGCGGGCCGGGTTGCTCAAGGCCTCGGAGATCGATCTGGCTCAACCCGGACAGGGCCTGAAGGACGCCTGTCTGCTCCATGACCGCGACCCCGAGAGCTGCGTTTTCTGCTCCAGCGATGAGGACCTCGAGGGGGCTCCTTCGAATTCCAGTGCCAACAGGGCCCGGGAGGAGAAGCGGCGGAACGGCGAGCAGCAGCTCCAGGAGCGGCTCCGGAAGGCTTTTCCGGACGGACCCTGGCTGCGCGTGCGCTATGAGGAGACACCGGCCTCTGCCCGGAACGGGCTGCCGTTGTACGTGCTCAGCGAGTCGTATGAGATGAGTTGGAGTTGCCGGAGCGGGGCCTATTTCGCCCATCCGGACAAGGGGAAGGTCAAGAGAGAGGCCGTTCAGGTGGAGTGGCCCCGGAGCGGAGAAGCCCTGCTCTGGCTGACCCCCGCCTATCAAGGCAATGCCTCGATGACGGTTCGCTTCCTGGAGGATCCGGAGCGAGATGAACTCCGCCCCGTTGTCAGCGTGCCCGCGTCCGGCATCAGGACTCCACGGGAACTCTACGAGGGCAAGCACCTGCGAATCAGTCATCTCTTCCAGACGTCGGATGAGCTGCTTCCCTACGCCTTCGCTCCCCAACTCGACGGTTGTCCCGGGGCTCCGGACTGA